Part of the Dethiosulfovibrio peptidovorans genome, TGAACCTCTACTGCCATTCGCCCAAACGCATGCTTCCACGGCCCATCAGCATCTGCGAGGCTGACAGCCGGAAGGGAACACTGTCGCTGGTGTATGCCGTTACAGGTGAAGGCACCCGGGAATTTTCCCGTCTGAAAGCCGGAGGCAGCCTCAGGGTTATGGGACCGCTGGGCAACGGTTTTTCCGTCCATTCCGGTCTGAAGAAAAGCATCCTGGCAGGCGGTGGTGTGGGCACCCCGCCCATGGTGGAACTGGCTAAAAACCTGCCCGGAGAAAAAATTATTATCCTGGGGTTCCGCAGCACCCACTACCTCGCAGACCGGCTGAGCCGCTATGGAGAGGTGCACATTGCCACCGACGACGGAAGCAGCGGCTTTCACGGCAACGTGGTGGAACTGATGGATTCCCTGAAAGTAGAGGGTGAGCAGCTATTCGCCTGCGGCCCCCGTCCCATGCTGAAAGCTCTGCAGAAATGGAGTGCTGAACAGGCTGTACCGGCGCAGCTGTCGCTGGAAGAACGCATGGGATGCGGCATTGGAACCTGCGTGGGCTGCGTTGTCAAAATCAAGACAAACAATGAACAGGGATGGCATTACAGGAAAATCTGCACGGATGGCCCCGTATTTCCCGCTGAAGAGGTAATTTTTGAATGAATACAGCTATAACAATTGCCGGCGTACAT contains:
- a CDS encoding dihydroorotate dehydrogenase electron transfer subunit, whose translation is MCKSVVPGKVETAEVLGNKSLAPGIFDLVIQAPAIAGAARPGQFLNLYCHSPKRMLPRPISICEADSRKGTLSLVYAVTGEGTREFSRLKAGGSLRVMGPLGNGFSVHSGLKKSILAGGGVGTPPMVELAKNLPGEKIIILGFRSTHYLADRLSRYGEVHIATDDGSSGFHGNVVELMDSLKVEGEQLFACGPRPMLKALQKWSAEQAVPAQLSLEERMGCGIGTCVGCVVKIKTNNEQGWHYRKICTDGPVFPAEEVIFE